In Cucurbita pepo subsp. pepo cultivar mu-cu-16 chromosome LG10, ASM280686v2, whole genome shotgun sequence, the DNA window TTTTATGGCAGGAGTAGATATCACATTCCCCTAATCAGAACAAATGAGAATGTGAGGTACAGTCACGTGAATCCATATTCAATTGAGAGACTTGTTGAAACAAACAGGAAAAATTCAGCTCATGTAACTATCAAGGTCgtcaaaaaaaattcaaattaaaaggtTATAGAGAAAGTAAACACATTAATACATCGTATAAATCTATTATTCACATGTACCATGCAGCCTCCCAAGAACAGCAGGAAAAAGTTGTAAATTTAagacaaatgaaaattaattgatcTAGAATACAGGACGGTAGATTAAAATCATGTAGCTGGTTAGAACGGAAACTACAGTAACTGTTCAGGATTCTTTTCAGGTTGTAAAAGTGATAAGAGCTAAAGGAACATAAATAGATAGGcctaaaacaaagaaataggaAACAGTTTAACAATATCTCTCAGTTAGACCCTCAAAACCACCCTAGCGATTTTAGGCATCACACCTAAAATAAGTAATCATATAATCGAAATAAATTTCTAGAAAACTGCATTATTTCAGTCTCTGCCTAGAAAGATTTGCATGCCCCTATACTTAAAATTTGAGGTTTTCAGGACGATTATATCATATATACACCTTCGCAGAATTCAAGGACAATAAGGCTGGGAATAGTAAAGATTTGACTCAAGGGATAAAACCGCTCATTGAATAGTGAAGACATCAAATATCCTTCTCCAAGATAGGATATCCAAATTCTgatttttaactaatttttcagatttttttgaagtaaagGCTCGCATATATCATTAGAGGAAGATCCCTATTTGGTCTCTCGTCATTCAGAGCATGGAAATCTAGCCGTTGGGACCTAGTAGCCATTATTGTTTGCTCCAAAAATTGAGAAGTCCGCTGTTCTTTCTGTAACAATGCATAAAAGTGCAATTTATAAAAACTATGAACGTTTTTCCAGGGAGTGGATATTTACATAAACAGGATGAATTATAGTCTTGAGCCTCTTTTTGGAACTCTACAAATCGACTTCTTTGTAACTCGTCTATAACCCTCTTAGATTCTGTCAGtagattttatttgattaatgaaatttgtttctaatttagaaaatgatagTACTAAATAAGTAACTATAGTGATCAGCAAAGTACCTTCACAACAAAAATATTGCATGATGAAACCTCCTCGAGATATTTTTTGTGCACACAATCAAGGTATAAAACATCAGAATAGCCTTTTGCTTTTGCAGCAGATTGTGCCTTCAGGACctatgaacaaaaatttaacaGGCAGAAAATTATATCAATCATAATATTGAGAACAGCAAATATAATTAAAGCTTCATGCACTGGCCCTGGTTTAATTGTAAAAATTTAGCAAATGATTATTGAGAACAGCACCAACAACTCGgtaatgaaaaaagaaagtcaaataaaaaaaaattgctcaCCGCCGCATAGTTGCCAATGGTTTTTACACCTCCAGTACCACCAGGTGTAGCACGATGCAACTCATGctcaatgactaagtttataGGTGCAATGCCTTCCTGTATTcagaaattgattttaaaattttaaaacaaagtaaaaatgCAATACAACACAATATCAAGAGAAATTGCTTAATGTAGTGACGTCACATATAAGTCTTCATAGCTGGGGGAAAAGACCATACGTCACAATATATTTCAAGCATATAGTTTTAATAGTTCTGCTTCCAACAATGCAGATATAGTGAATTTCTCAAACTAACACTAGAACTTTTGAGCTCATGAATTTCAGCAATTAGGAGTTGAGAATTTGTCCAGATAACAATCGCATTTAAgttgaaaattcaattattgatCAACGTATGAACAAACCCATGTGAAAAAGCTCATAAAGCAGAATTAACATTctgaatataattttttaacgttaatgaatataattttttttaacattaatgAATATACAAAACAACAAACCTTAAAATAGTTTCCAACAGGTGAAACATAAATTAGGAATGTGTATTCAGGAGCAGGGGCAAGACCAAGAACTGCCCCACTACCCATCAGTAGAGGCCTGATGTACAATGAACCTTTACCTGCAGGAGGCACCTGAGATGCAAGGGCAACTAGTTATGGACTTGACTGTAATAAACTACATcccaaacaaaatgaaaacacaATGTAAACAATAATATTCATTACCCAACGTTTGTTGGCCAAAACAGTTGCCTTCACAGCTTCCACAAACTGATCAACAGTTGGTGATTGCATGCACATCCTCTCTGCACCCATCCTCATCCTCAATGCATTTTCCTCTGGACGAAAGAGAAGAATAGAGCCATCTTTTCTGTATGCTTTTAGACCCTCAAATAGCCCCTACTTAGAGACGATAAAATTTGTCAAGCAAAATacaaaatcttataaattatataatgaaaagaatGCATTAGCAGTTCATTCAAAATGTTATCCTTAAAGTATGACCGTAGATCAAACAAGTATATAAAGGTGAAAATCCTCGTTGGCAAGTTGAATTAGTCCTCAAATGAAACGGATCTATAATACTACAACTACTAATAAGCCTAAGTGCTTCTACGGCAAATGTTCCCAATAACATTCGAGTTTACAGTATGTGATGCTTCACATGCCCACACATAAAATCTCCTTGAACACAGTAACAAGTTTTTCAACAAACGTATCTACTTTCTCCCTACCTTTCAGAAGGAAATTTGACCATTTCTAGCCAATAATTAAGATTCCATTAACGCTACTTTATCCCTCTATTCATTGTCCATAGAAAATATCTGACCCTTCTAGATAACTTGCGGGAAAATTGATGTCCGGTATGCATATGGTaccaaattttctaaaactttctggAAAGTTATCTACAGTTAAGATAAGAATTCAGCAAAAACAAGGATAAAAACAGACCTCCAATAAGAACGAAAGAGAGTGGAACGAATGGTaccaaattaacaaaaattgttGACAAGATTTAACTAATAAGATCAGATTTCAGTCATAACAAGGATAAAACCAACATCAAATAAGATTGGAAGAGAGCAGATGCAGAACTACTTAACCAATTGAAGATTATAAAGCAAGAAATTCATGCTACTTCATATAGAGCATGCTATACTTCAAaagtaagaacaaaaaaaaaacatcacgtgtaaaataattgaatgatCTAACCTGCCCATAATTTAAAACTCCAGCTGAAGGACTCAGTTCAATGTTTCCAAAACGCTTTAATTCACCATTAGAAAAACTGCCACCTCGAGGacatttcataacatacataTAATCAGTAGGAATTATCCCGAAACCAAGGTTGTCCCAATCTAAGTCAGGAACTTCCACTGCGACTTCGCTGCAGAGTTGCAAAAATGTTAGTGGAGATCAGTTGAACGTAAATAGCATAACACTTCGCACAGAGATCTGGTAATTGGCATGTATATTTATGGAGTCATTATCATAACCATGTTTATAAGGTGCAGTGTCGTGAAATAATTTTGGACAACTGCTGATGCCCTTGGTGTGATAATATAAACTGCATACTCAACCATTTTACTAGATTCAATATAATCCTAGTTGATTAATGTCAGGCCCAATAGTTTCCCAAAACTTGCCATATAAATCACAAAAGAATCATGAACCGAAATGTAATAAAAGAAACTCCAGCTTTTCCTATCAAATTACTTTTCTCACCGTTATTTCAATATATTCCCATCAAAGCTTACCATCCAAATCGCAAAAGATCATGAACTGaaatataacaaaagaaattccagcttttccaatcaaattacaTTTCACCGTTATTTCAATATATTCCATCAAAACTTAATCACAAAAAATCGTGAACTGAAatgtaataaaagaaattccagcttttccaatcaaattacaTTTCTCACCGTTAATTGAACATATTCCCATATAGATCTAGTATATCACCATTAAAGGTGGGATACACAATATAATTGTACGTTACACAACCAATTTCAAGCAAATGCAGTGTATTCTACAGATACAGCAGAAAACATGAACACGGGAACCCGTATAGGTACAAAATGAGATTTTCACCATACCTGATGGGAGAAGCCGTTTGACAGGCATTGATGGAGGGAAAATGAGGCTTGTTCTGGAACtacaagacaaaaaaaaaaaagtgaaaaagaagaagatcataGAAGCATTAAAGATGAAACAGCAATCGTTAGAATAAAGAGACAAGGGAGAAAGACCttgagaaagaaaggagaCGAACGCTTTCTGTGGAAGGAGGAGGATGAAGATGCAGACGAATGGAGGAAAGGAGAATAATGgcgagaagaagaaagaagataattaGGCCTGAGGCATGCAACGGCGGCGCTGCCCTCCATTTCGTCCTCTCAATGTAAAGTTCTGTGAATTGGATTCCCacgttttttctctctccctctctaaATACCTTTAAGCAGCCTGTAGCCTGTAGGATGCACTCGTAGGCAACTAAATTCACGACTTTATTTCTTCGCTAAAATACAAATCgttgagggaaaaaaaaaatggaaaaatgaatattactttttattttctggtttacttcatcttttttgaaataaacttttttttcaattggaGAATAAAATACACTAAGAAAAtctttgagaaaaaaaaaaagttcatttttttttattatagaaGAATGGGTATAGAAACGAATTCCAAAATAGTTGAGAGTTTGAAGCAATAACTTATTAAAAGcatgaaattatcaaaatttggtgGTAGTAACCTACCCTACCAtagttcaataaattaaaaaaattagattatgaacatgtattttaatttgagttgATCTTGGGAAGGATCTAGTAAAGTTTAAGCCGTGcttgattattataaatagtatgTTACATTAATCCGTAAGGTTAAGTAATCTATTAATTGACTTCCAGCCCGTTTCACTTTTCATCTTACAACAATGCTTATCCTACGCTTACATGGTAGAACATTAAAAGCCATCAAATCTATACCAAATTTAGCAGAATCCAGCAGTTTTAGAGCATAAAAATACATTGCTATAATCTATACACAACAAAACATAAGTGCatcatctttttgtttatCTGATTGTCTCCATCTGAAAAggataaacacaaaatttaagaaaacaaattatgGTTGGAAATGTCGTAGGACTTATGAACGAAGGTTTGTTTAATAAGCTAATCCTCTTGCAGGTGCTTGGACAGATCGAGCGTTAGAAGTAGTAGAGTCAAGGTAGCATTTCTAGTAGCACCAACTCCGAACTAGATTAATTATCAATACTCGAATTACAGCAAACGAATCAGAAATAGGCTTATAGAAAAGAGATCATTTTTCAAACCCATTACTTCAACAAACACGGTCAATAGGAAAAGCATATACACCACGGACAGCCCAACCCACAATTCTAGGCATG includes these proteins:
- the LOC111803158 gene encoding branched-chain amino acid aminotransferase 2, chloroplastic-like, which codes for MEGSAAVACLRPNYLLSSSRHYSPFLHSSASSSSSFHRKRSSPFFLKFQNKPHFPSINACQTASPISEVAVEVPDLDWDNLGFGIIPTDYMYVMKCPRGGSFSNGELKRFGNIELSPSAGVLNYGQGLFEGLKAYRKDGSILLFRPEENALRMRMGAERMCMQSPTVDQFVEAVKATVLANKRWVPPAGKGSLYIRPLLMGSGAVLGLAPAPEYTFLIYVSPVGNYFKEGIAPINLVIEHELHRATPGGTGGVKTIGNYAAVLKAQSAAKAKGYSDVLYLDCVHKKYLEEVSSCNIFVVKGNVISTPAIKGTILPGITRKSIIDVARSLGFQVEERFVAVDELLEADEVFCTGTAVVISPVGSVTYLGKRISYGDGVGVVSQQLYSVLTRLQMGLIEDKMNWTVSLS